A single genomic interval of Penaeus chinensis breed Huanghai No. 1 chromosome 23, ASM1920278v2, whole genome shotgun sequence harbors:
- the LOC125037310 gene encoding uncharacterized protein LOC125037310, with translation MNIRRQVSSKAVHLWACLAVCATVDAAAEVSHPLPCIPEQAASYQAASETVCAITTHQLDAPIYSFSDGTCNVGAAGTDPRGNARQFTPFSAPDLTQVANIAQGKPFEACLQYSTSYYPQYANDASESTSFISHGSVARPWWMVDLQDINLVDRVEVLPRSGVYAYRFHQVEVRVGSTPRVGEDFSEWPLLGFYEGPYAASEGRLTFANETKLCGRYVVVQRVAAQVNLLELADVKVFVHLP, from the exons ATGAACATCCGTCGGCAGGTTTCAAGCAAGGCCGTGCACCTGTGGGCGTGCCTGGCTGTGTGTGCGACCGTTGACGCTGCGGCCGAGGTCAGCCACCCTCTGCCTTGCATTCCCGAACAGGCGGCGTCGTACCAAGCAGCTTCCGAGACCGTCTGCGCCATAACGACCCACCAGCTGGACGCTCCCATCTACAGCTTCTCTG ATGGCACTTGTAACGTGGGAGCTGCAGGAACTGACCCGCGCGGAAACGCACGCCAGTTCACTCCGTTCTCTGCTCCAGACTTAACACAGGTTGCGAATATTGCCCAGGGAAAACCTTTCGAGGCCTGCCTTCAGTATTCTACCAG CTACTACCCACAATACGCCAACGATGCATCTGAATCCACTTCGTTCATTAGCCACGGAAGCGTCGCCCGTCCCTGGTGGATGGTGGACTTACAGGACATAAACCTCGTGGATAGGGTGGAGGTCTTGCCCAGATCAGGAGTCTATGCCTATAGGTTTCACCAAGTGGAG GTCCGCGTGGGGTCGACGCCGCGGGTGGGCGAGGACTTCTCCGAGTGGCCTTTGCTCGGCTTCTACGAAGGGCCGTACGCGGCCTCCGAAGGTCGTCTCACTTTCGCCAACGAAACCAAACTCTGCGGCCGCTACGTCGTCGTCCAGCGCGTTGCCGCCCAAGTAAATCTCCTGGAGTTGGCTGACGTCAAGGTGTTCGTTCATCTTCCTTGA